The following DNA comes from ANME-2 cluster archaeon.
GTAACACACACTTCGGGGCGTTTATCCTGCTTATACCACTTGTGATGGCAGCAGGCAAACTCAGAACACAAATGAACGGGGGGCCTGGTATATTTCCTGAACTTGAACAATGTGTAGTGGAATTGGTAAAAGATACATCAGCAGATGACTCTGTTGAACTGTACAAGGCATTTTCAAAAGCAGGTGTTCGAATAAATGACGTGGATGACCTGGACCTTGCAGACCTGGCATCGATTGATGAGATCAGGTCAAGAGGGACTACATTATACCAGCTGATGGAGATATCCTCCTCCTATGACATGATTGCAAGGGAATGGACCACAGGATTTCAGCTTACATTCAAGTGTGCAAACAGCATCCTTGGAAAGTACAGGTCTATGAGTATCAATGATACATTGGTCCGGACATTCCTTGAAATACTGGCAGGGAATCCTGACACCTTTATCCGGACCAAGTTCGACCTTGAACTGGCTAAAGAGGTATCCGGGAGAGCTCTGCATGTTGTTGAACGCATCAATAGCTCTGGATTTGAAATTGCAAAGCCAGATATCGAGCAGTTTGATGAGCAGCTTCTTAGTGAAGGGATAAATCCAGGTTCGACCGCAGATATAATAATTGCAGGTCTTTTTGTTGCATTGATGGGGGGATTGAAGTTTTGAGCATTGAACTGGATAGTTACGGAATAATGGAAGGTATCAATGAGGTCATCGTCACTACAAAGTCCATTGATGACCGGCCCAATGCTGCACCTATAGGCCTTATCAGGCGCAATGGAAGGCTCACAGTCAGGATTTATAACGAATCACATACCTGCACAAATATTAAGGATACGGGATTGCTGGCTGTGAA
Coding sequences within:
- a CDS encoding fumarate hydratase, which codes for MPHNTHLIAQYAQLAMILEVCATPKPGNVDRDHNYPDTHFEHFLASAVSVYPVLKKASADDKDIGKYIHEAVVESAKWQSGGNTHFGAFILLIPLVMAAGKLRTQMNGGPGIFPELEQCVVELVKDTSADDSVELYKAFSKAGVRINDVDDLDLADLASIDEIRSRGTTLYQLMEISSSYDMIAREWTTGFQLTFKCANSILGKYRSMSINDTLVRTFLEILAGNPDTFIRTKFDLELAKEVSGRALHVVERINSSGFEIAKPDIEQFDEQLLSEGINPGSTADIIIAGLFVALMGGLKF